In Pyrus communis chromosome 11, drPyrComm1.1, whole genome shotgun sequence, the sequence CAGTTTCTATGACTCCATACCTGGTTAGTTCATCCTGACATTTATCAATATTGCTTTCCAGAATTTTGTTCTAAATCAGTGTTGGTAACTTTGCTTTCTGTCCTCCCATATCCGCAAGTTCCTGTATTTTGGCCCGTCTTTGTTGTTGCTACCCTCGCATCAATTGTTGGAAGCCAGGCTGTTATAACTGCTACTTTCTCAATCATCAAGCAATGTCATGCCCTTGGTTGTTTCCCCCGAGTCAAAGTTGTCCACACCTCAAAGCATATATGTGGGCAGATCTACATTCCGGAAATTAATTGGATACTTATGATCCTTACTCTTGCCATAACTATTGGATTTCAAGACACTACTTTAATCGGAAATGCTTATGGTATGTTATTTCTTTGTATCCCCCGCCTCCTTCTCTGCCCCTTAAACAAATTAAGTGAGGATGACAAATTGTTCACTTTTGGTTCTCAGGACTTGCTTGCATGATGGTTATGTTTATCACGACATTCCTTATGGCGCTGGTAATAATCTTTGTTTGGCAGAAAAGTGTGGTCCTGGCTgcgatttttctgatttttttctgGTTCATTGAGGGAGTGTACTTATCAGCAGCACTCATTAAAGTACCTCAGGGAGGATGGGTCCCTTTTGTTCTCTCGTTCATCTTTATGATTGTTATGTATGTCTGGCATTATGGTACACGGAAGAAGTATAACTATGATCTGCACAACAAAGTCTCGTTAAAATGGCTACTTGGTCTTGGCCCGAGCCTCGGTATCGTCCGGGTACCTGGGATAGGTCTCATATACTCAGAGTTGGCAACAGGAGTTCCTGCAATATTCTCTCACTTTGTAACAAATCTTCCTGCATTCCACAAGGTGTTGGTTTTTGTTTGTGTAAAATCAGTTCAGGTGCCATGGGTTTCACCTGAGGAACGATTTCTGATTGGCCGGATATGTCCAAGACCTTATCGTATGTATAGGTGCATTGTGAGGTATGGGTACAAGGACATCCAACGGGATGATGGGGACTTTGAGGACCTGCTCATACAGAGCATAGCAGAGTTCATCCAGATGGAAGCGGGGGAACCACAATTCTCAAGCCCAGAAAGCACATCATTTGATGGAAGGATGGCGGTTATAAGCACGAGGACGGTGCAATCAAGTTTGAGCTTGGTAGCCAGTGAACAAGAGGGTTCTGGTGTGGGGGACTCCATCCAAAGCAGCAAATCTTTGGCCCTGCGGAGTATGGGATCAGTGTATGATGATGAGAACCCACAAATGAGGAGGCACCAAGTGAGGTTTCAGGTGCCGTCAAATGTGGGTATGGATCCTGCAGTAAGGGAAGAGCTGATGGATTTAATCCAGGCCAGGGAAGCAGGGGTTGCGTATATAATGGGGCATTCATATGTGAAGGCGAGGAGGTCGTCATCATTTCTGAAGAAGCTTGTGATTGATATGGGGTATTCTTTTCTTAGGAAGAACTGCAGGGGCCCTGCCGTGGCGCTTAACATTCCTCACATCAGTCTTATCGAAGTTGGGATGATATACTATGTCTGATGGAATAGATGTTATTGCTCCTAGGCTAGGGGGAAGAAGGACAAATAATCGAAAGGGCAGGGTACATATCTGCGCTTTGCTTTTGTTCCAATTTATTGGAATTTCTGTCGTCGTTTTTATTTGGTAAGCAACTGCAACACCACTTGGCGCCTGGGGTgggttttcaagtttcaactttATTTTCCCTCTACAACCCTTAACCTTCCTTCTACACTACTTGTACTTGATGTGTCTTCTTACTTTTGCTAATGCTAATAGTGATTTGATAGCAATTTTTGTACGAATTAATCATAAATTAGAAGGAAGGAACGATAGGATGTAGGGAAGGTTTGATGCAGCAGCCAATCCCAATGGTATCtgttaggtaccgtttggtacgtgggacgggacggaacagagtgggacaagccGTTCCGTCTCACGTTTGGTGcccctaaaacgggtggaacgagctgttccacgggacgagttttggatgaattttcgtTCCGCCTCatccccctggaacgactcgttccacatccgtggaacacaaaattataacctctccgtctccttcttcttcctccttgtttccatccgaagacatctttgctcccgctccgctccgttccgtcctgtcccgtcccgtcccattccgttccgtcccgtcctgtctgcataccaaacgataccttacTACCAGGTGCCAGCGCATGCatattataataatataataaggcttaataatttatttgCCCCTTGACACTGTCTTTTAATCTCATTTTACCCCCTAAAACTGTTTTTCTCACTTTAAATTCCATTTTCGTCTCACTTAGTCTCAATTCAATCCATTTTTGCCCATTCCGTCAAATAAATGTTAAATTAGAGGTAGTAtggacattttattttttacacaattcTTTGCCGTTAACTTGCTGCTAAAACAATTCCAATTCTAATTCCATTTTTCGACAACTAtatttcttccatctctcttGCGGATTGATGCGTAGTTGGGTTGCAACCCTTGGATTCAATGACTAGCTTGAATTAGATTTTGAAGCAAACTCATTATTTGCTTTTTCCAACAGCTGCAACTTCAACTCCACACCAATACGCAAGAGAAACAAACATGGGTTTTAATTAGAGTATTAAAAATGGATTTGAGATTGTTTAGCAGACAATTTGGAGGGAAAGAACAGTGTCAAAAGTAAAATTCTATACTACCCTTTAATTTAACGTTTATTTGATAAAATGGATGAAAATGAGGTGAGCTGGGAATAAGTGAGACGAAAATGGCAGTTTTATGGGGCAAAGTAAGATAAAACCAGTTTCAGAGGTAAAGTGAGACTAAATGCAATTTCAGGAGCAAATCAATTAATAAGgtgaacaacaacaacaacaacaacaacaacaacattggGGATTGATTTCTGTACGTTTGAAATTCCTTGGAACTTTGGGAGTTGGGAGGGAAAGTAGCTTCACCTATTTATCTATATCAGCTATATAATGTAATGAGCCAGTTACCAGCACCACCGCCTTCCTCCTACTTGCGACAGTGACTTTAATTGTTAGACTATTAGTCAATTAGGCAACAAGAAGTTGGATTACCAACTGAATTAATCCAAACCCATCCTTACCTCAAGTCATCTCATTCATGTGTGCTGTGCTGCTGCtatatgtatacacacacacacacacatatgcattAGCTGTTAACAGAAACATCAAACAAATTAACAACACAACAAACAACTGCGTTCTCAAGGAAACTTTGGAAAATGGCCAAGTACCAAAACAATGCACTGGTAATACTAGTGTTTGCCGGCATTATGGCGCAGGAAGGAATGTTAATGGTGGCTGCTGCTCAAGGAGACACGTCTTGCCTCAGTCAGCTTGCTCCTTGCCTCAACTACCTGAATGGAACCCGTCACCCACCCGACAATTGTTGCGATCCTCTCAAATCGATGATCAAGTCTAATCCACAATGTTTGTGTAGTATGATCAGCAACCGGGCCACCAATCAAGCTGAGCAAGCCGGCATCAATATCAACGAGGCTCAGCAGTTGCCGGGAAGATGTGGTGAACGTGTCAACCCGCTCGCCTGCCTTTCAAGTAAGATTCATTCATCGCACTAATTACCAGCATTGTCTTACTCTTAATGAATCATGTCCAtggtaaattaaattaattctcATTAATTATCTGTTTGTCCTCTCCTCACCATCATCTAGTgaattactctctctctctctctctctctctcagcagGTTCTCCTCCTAGTCGTGCTCCTAGTAATTCCAGGAACTCAGTTCCAAATTCTGTAAACGATGCCTTTTCGTTGCTCTCTCGTGGAAGCGTGGCGGCCACAGCTCTATCGTTGTCTCTTCAGATAATTCTATTTATTGGCATCAAATACAACGCATTATTCTAGACGGAACACTTGTGGATATTGGCATATTGCTTGCAATTATGAAAAGTCTTCTTGTATTTAATTAATGAAttattctccttcttctcttGCTCTTGTTATAtgggattattattattattattattattattattattattattattatttctttctaAATACAATTTCTGAGTAGCCCTAGATGTTGTGATCGATGCTGAACAAAgatgattgtggagtgattttaTATGTAGTGCCTTGATGATTAAAGATCAAAGATGATCAATGTGATGAATGGGTGTGGCGTACCACATATATCAAATTTCTTATTGTTTTCACTTTGTATTTTCTaatgtgtttttcttttaattttgacTGCTAATTTTACTTTACTTGTTCAATCTAACAAATACAAAACTAGAGGATATGTTTGAAGTGAAAAATGGTGTGTAAAAATCATCTCTTTTCTCATTGGTTAATGGTAagtaatttagtattatgtttgaaaatttttatttgaacccaattGTTGTGTCTCTACACCGAACTAATAAAATCTCTCTACTGAAGTACGAAATATGGCCTTTagacaaatgaaaagaaaaactaatactAGAACCCAAAACCCACCAACCAGCAACAACACGTTTTTATCTCTCTACACCCTCTCTATTTTTTTCTAGTGAACCAATTCCTAACGTGCATGACCACTACTACTGCCCTTCTTTCTTGTTCTTGAGTTTGACTTTTCTGTATCTGTTAATTTGCTCATTAGTTTCGTAGCAGTTTTGTGATAATCGAACCAACTAGCAAAAAGTATTGAGGTAGCAAGGACCAACGCACCAAGTGCAATACAATAGAGTTGTAATTCACTAGTTATTCTAGATGCTagccaaatttgaaaaaaaaaacctagaggTTATTTGTATTCCTCTGAAACTCCCCCTACATCACCATTCAATATTTCTTGACCCATTATTGGCCAAACCACTTGGGCACTAGGTCCAATGTGATTAGGATCACTTAGCCATGGCTGAGGAGACTGCTGGAGACCATATATCGCCTTTTTTCACCTGAAAACTTTCCCTTCCTCCCCTTGAGCTCGAAAACTTAGTGGAAGTCTCCATGAAGAAAGGCCATTTTGACATTGAGTTGATGCAGTGGTCAAGATCTGTTAGTTGAAACtgacataatgatttatatggaGTTGAGTTTAGTTTGGCCACAAGAGCAAACGTCTCGAGATAATCAATGCTATAGGTTTGTGTGAAACTTTTCCCCACACTACGAGCCCTCTTGATGGAGCCATTAGCTTTGAGTTTTAGGGTTTCTGTAGTATGAGAAGACCGGGAAGGACGCACCTCTAGTGTACCAATTATCGTGCCCACGGTAAACGCTGGGTAGCCAAGTGCGGAGTGGATAATTGTTGAAAACATCTAAGTAGTAAGCCCACCCAAGATGAGTGCTCTCCTATTCCGACTTCCCTAGAGCCATTAGGCGGTGGAGCTCTAGGATTTGACGGCGGACTTAAAAAGCCACCTACAAACGCTTTACGTCCAATCATTTGGGATAACGCTTGCATCCTTTGTATTACCGAGACTGCGGGCACAGAGTTAGCCGATGCTTATTCTCCAGATACTATCATTGCTTCTTCTTCGGAAAAAGAAGTTCACAACTTGTAGATCTTCTACCTTCACGTAGTATTGCTCCATCAAGCTTTCGCCCATTGCTGCCTCCTGTAGTAGTTTGGGCCGTAATGtatccctcaaatctctcctcCATCATCGGTAATAAATATTTTGAACTATTGTTTTGTTCGGTTTAAGATACAAATcttttttgttatatgtaaaaaatAGATGAATTTGCTTACTAGTCTACAAAGGAAGATAACTAAGGGAGATGGGTTGTTAAGATTCTACAGGGTGGGtcgaaaactttgaatttgattATGGCTCTCGGAACTTTTAAACTCACAACTACAAAATTAGTGCTATAAAATCAAACTTAAATAGCATGGTTTCTAAATATAAGACTCAAACTTACATAAACCGCTTTGAAAAGCTTAAAATGGAACGGTTTGGtatatcatcatcatcttcttctcttttttttttgggtaaattacaaaactacctcaactattgggtcacTAACAGTTTCATgcctcgtctttaaaaagtttcaatgtcatatcgtatcttcgaatttgttgcaatgtcataccttccgtcaaTTGTCTATCAATTCCTTCGTTAAATCCTAACGTGgcacactttctattaaaaaactaaaaaaataatattaaaaactaaaaaaaaaaattatttaatattttttaattattaaaataataattaattgaagaaaagttattaaaaattaaaaaaaacccaccCCATGTTCGTGTTCCATgttattaaaaataaactttCCGTCAATTGTCTGTCAATTCCCcatgttcattttttttattatcacaATTGATCATTTATCTTTACCAACTCATTAGTTTAATCCAGGGGTGGGCAAACAGGTCATGGACTCGCGGGTCGGGACGAGTATACTAAATTAGCGGTTTGGGGCGGTTCCAGAAATAGGAGGGAACGGggccccggcccggcccgtttcTAGTAGGGAATAATTGGTTTTATCCTCATTTCAGTCTTCTTATATACTTCGAAAAGAGTCACTCAGTTTGCCTTTTTCCCAGCTCGATCTCTCATCCCGACTCGCTTTCACTATCCCAGCTCCGTCTGCCGCCGTCATCATCAGCTTCGTCCGCCACCACCATCATCAGACCTCGATCCAAGGAAACTGAAAtactctctccttttttttttttttattcaatttatagcgaatttctttgttttatgtGCCTTTAATTTTTGAATGCATGCAAGGAATTGGGATGGGGAATGCAATCATGGTCGATGATCTGGAGCTACTTGATTTCTAATGTAACCGTAAACCACTGCTGATGTGTCTCTCTCTCGAAATcaatcaatctctctctctctgtcgaACTCAAAGGGACGAACGACGAAGTCGAACAACTTGAAGCGACGAATCAATCATCTCTTCCATCTGACTCAGACTCATATTTGCAGCGTAGTCGAGCTCTACTAACAGCCCTATTCAGTTTTAAGGTATTATGTTTTAGGGATTTaggatttaaaattaaattaaggttTTCTAGATTTAGAgattttgttgggttttgaAATCTTGACCTTTGTTATGTTCcaatttcaaatcttttgtTCAAATGATTTAGGTGGAAGGGGTCGAAATTTGGGATTAAGCATTAGCTGGTATCAGTTTGAGAATTTAACCATTGTTAAAATGGGATCATGGTATCCTTGAGAACTCGAATTTCAATGATTTGGGATTATATTAATATGTGCTGATGTGCACATTTGTGCTTCAATACTTCTATAAATGTAATATGTGTTGTTGTGCACTGTAATGCAGCGGTAGATTGTAGCCCCATTTTACAA encodes:
- the LOC137707467 gene encoding potassium transporter 4-like; this translates as MEPDSAISTPSRNPPPLLPRQLSWVNLSRNLILAYQSLGVVYGDLSTSPLYVYTSTFTGNLHNHNSEEVIFGAFSLIFWTITLVPLLKYVFILLSADDNGEGGTFALYSLLCRHAKFSLLPNQQAADEELSAYKYGPSSQVVSSSPLKRFLEKHKRLRTALLVVVLLGTCMVIGDGVLTPAISVLSSVSGLQVTEEKLTDGELLLLACVILVGLFALQHCGTHRVAFLFAPIVIIWLISIFSIGLYNTIQWNPDIVHALSPHYIIKFFHETGKDGWISLGGILLSITGTEAMFADLGHFTALSIRLAFAFAIYPCLVVQYMGQAAFLSKHPGSIRYSFYDSIPVPVFWPVFVVATLASIVGSQAVITATFSIIKQCHALGCFPRVKVVHTSKHICGQIYIPEINWILMILTLAITIGFQDTTLIGNAYGLACMMVMFITTFLMALVIIFVWQKSVVLAAIFLIFFWFIEGVYLSAALIKVPQGGWVPFVLSFIFMIVMYVWHYGTRKKYNYDLHNKVSLKWLLGLGPSLGIVRVPGIGLIYSELATGVPAIFSHFVTNLPAFHKVLVFVCVKSVQVPWVSPEERFLIGRICPRPYRMYRCIVRYGYKDIQRDDGDFEDLLIQSIAEFIQMEAGEPQFSSPESTSFDGRMAVISTRTVQSSLSLVASEQEGSGVGDSIQSSKSLALRSMGSVYDDENPQMRRHQVRFQVPSNVGMDPAVREELMDLIQAREAGVAYIMGHSYVKARRSSSFLKKLVIDMGYSFLRKNCRGPAVALNIPHISLIEVGMIYYV
- the LOC137707468 gene encoding non-specific lipid transfer protein GPI-anchored 30-like encodes the protein MAKYQNNALVILVFAGIMAQEGMLMVAAAQGDTSCLSQLAPCLNYLNGTRHPPDNCCDPLKSMIKSNPQCLCSMISNRATNQAEQAGININEAQQLPGRCGERVNPLACLSTGSPPSRAPSNSRNSVPNSVNDAFSLLSRGSVAATALSLSLQIILFIGIKYNALF